One Malaclemys terrapin pileata isolate rMalTer1 chromosome 9, rMalTer1.hap1, whole genome shotgun sequence DNA window includes the following coding sequences:
- the ARR3 gene encoding arrestin-C, which translates to MSDSSKVFKKTSPNGKLSIYLGKRDFVDHVDSVEPVDGIVLIDPEYLKDRKVYVTLTCAFRYGRDDLDVIGLTFRKDLYVLSTQIYPPVPEQTPTSLTPLQEKLLKKLGEHAYPFTFEMATNLPCSVTLQPGPDDLGKACGVDFEVKGFCAENLEEKIHKRNSVRLVIRKVQFAPVNTGPAPKSETTRQFMMSDKPLHLEASLDKEIYYHGDPITVNININNTTNKIVKKIKISVEQITDVVLYSLDKYMKNVCTEEIIETVAANSTFSKSYTVTPSLSSNREKRGLALDGKLKHEDTNLASTTVLRAGMDKEVLGILVSYKVKVNLVVSRGGILGDLTSSDVGVELPLILMHPKPTDDKPSEEDIVIEEFARQKLKGEKDDEDEKEEADKDES; encoded by the exons ATGTCAGACAGCTCCAA GGTTTTTAAGAAGACCAGCCCCAATGGGAAG TTATCCATCTACTTGGGAAAGAGAGATTTCGTGGACCATGTAGATTCTGTGGAACCTGTAG ATGGTATTGTCTTGATTGATCCAGAGTATCTGAAGGATAGAAAAG TGTATGTGACCCTGACTTGTGCATTCCGCTATGGCCGAGACGACCTGGATGTCATTGGCTTGACCTTCAGGAAGGACCTCTATGTCCTGAGCACTCAGATTTATCCTCCTGTGCCAGAACAGACGCCAACTTCCCTCACTCCTTTGCAGGAAAAGCTGCTGAAGAAGCTGGGCGAGCATGCTTACCCCTTCACTTTCGAG ATGGCGACCAACTTACCCTGTTCAGTCACTCTCCAGCCAGGACCGGATGATCTTGGAAAG GCTTGTGGTGTGGACTTTGAGGTCAAAGGATTTTGTGCTGAAAATCTGGAGGAGAAAATTCACAAGAG GAATTCAGTGCGACTGGTGATCCGAAAGGTCCAGTTTGCCCCAGTAAATACGGGCCCAGCACCAAAGTCAGAGACTACCAGGCAATTCATGATGTCTGACAAGCCCCTACACCTCGAGGCCTCCTTGGATAAGGAG ATCTATTACCACGGAGACCCAATCACTGTCAATATTAATATCAACAACACCACCAACAAGATtgtgaagaaaattaaaatatcag TCGAGCAGATCACGGATGTGGTTCTCTATTCGCTGGACAAATATATGAAGAACGTGTGCACAGAAGAGATAAT TGAGACTGTGGCTGCCAATTCCACATTCTCCAAAAGCTACACAGTGACTCCCAGCCTATCATCCAACCGTGAGAAGCGTGGCCTGGCACTTGATGGCAAACTCAAACATGAGGACACCAACCTGGCCTCCACCACCGT ACTGAGAGCTGGGATGGATAAGGAGGTATTGGGGATCCTGGTGTCCTACAAAGTGAAGGTCAACCTTGTGGTATCCAGAGGAGG CATCCTGGGAGATCTCACTTCAAG CGATGTTGGTGTTGAGCTGCCTCTTATTCTGATgcacccaaagcccactgatg ACAAGCCAAG TGAGGAGGACATTGTGATTGAGGAATTTGCTCGCCAAAAACTCAAGGGGGAGAAAGACGACGAAGATGAGAAGGAGGAAGCTGACAAAGACGAAAGCTAA